From one Octopus bimaculoides isolate UCB-OBI-ISO-001 chromosome 1, ASM119413v2, whole genome shotgun sequence genomic stretch:
- the LOC106876509 gene encoding FUN14 domain-containing protein 1, protein MADSDAPEILDITTYTADKRWLENIFRDVSKLSVAKQTVVGGISGWCAGMLFAKVGKVAAATVGTSLLLLQIAQHQGYVTVNWTKIEKSMQTAKVSIERDTKKAYPHVAASIKTFFAQNVFLASGFAGGFLLGLSS, encoded by the exons ATGGCAGATTCTGATGCTCCTGAAATATTGGATATTACTACGTACACAGCAGACAAACGTTGGCTAGAAAATATATTTCGTGATGTTTCTAAATTGTCTGTAGCTAAGCAGACTGTGGTTGGTGGTATATCTGGCTG GTGTGCAGGAATGCTTTTTGCAAAAGTAGGAAAAGTTGCTGCAGCAACTGTTGGAACAAGTCTTTTACTCTTACAG aTAGCCCAGCATCAAGGTTATGTTACAGTAAACTGGACCAAAATTGAAAAGAGCATGCAAACGGCCAAGGTTTCTATTGAAAGAGACACCAAGAAAGCCTATCCCCATGTTGCAGCTTCA ATCAAAACATTTTTCGCACAGAATGTTTTCCTGGCATCAGGTTTTGCTGGTGGTTTTCTGCTTGGATTATCATCATGA